The following coding sequences lie in one Bacteroides helcogenes P 36-108 genomic window:
- a CDS encoding DUF4250 domain-containing protein — protein sequence MKLPEDAVMLYSFINMKLRDFYPSLDALCEDMNVEKEDILQKLKMVGFEYNPAKNRFW from the coding sequence ATGAAATTGCCTGAAGATGCGGTAATGCTTTACAGTTTCATCAATATGAAACTACGTGATTTTTATCCTTCGTTGGATGCTCTCTGCGAGGATATGAATGTTGAAAAAGAGGACATTTTGCAGAAGTTGAAAATGGTGGGGTTTGAATATAACCCTGCGAAAAACAGATTCTGGTAA
- a CDS encoding DUF4890 domain-containing protein encodes MRKIILILVAAFFMGSAAMAQHARRGDRMPDPKVRAERMTERMAKEYSLNDTQKKQLLEANLVFVDKMGGRPMHRRPDAGKGKNACDSCCCARTGKRHQADRKAGMEKKHKEMKDARSAYDAQLQKILTKDQYAAYNKKMQDRKDKMESKGKEAAKN; translated from the coding sequence ATGAGAAAGATTATTTTGATATTAGTGGCTGCCTTCTTTATGGGCAGTGCGGCGATGGCGCAGCATGCCCGTCGCGGTGACAGAATGCCTGACCCGAAAGTGCGTGCCGAACGCATGACAGAACGGATGGCAAAGGAATACTCTTTGAATGATACCCAGAAGAAACAACTGCTGGAAGCCAACCTGGTATTTGTGGATAAAATGGGTGGCAGACCGATGCACCGCAGACCGGATGCGGGAAAAGGTAAGAATGCGTGTGATTCATGCTGCTGTGCCCGGACAGGAAAGCGGCATCAGGCTGATAGAAAGGCTGGAATGGAAAAGAAACATAAAGAAATGAAGGACGCCCGTTCTGCTTATGATGCACAGCTTCAGAAGATCCTGACAAAAGACCAATATGCAGCTTATAATAAGAAAATGCAGGATAGAAAAGATAAAATGGAATCTAAGGGAAAAGAGGCCGCAAAGAATTGA
- a CDS encoding DsbA family protein, producing MSAYYDLFEKPDVRQTGEQQPLYARFIPKGTIEQKEFLDRVHLFTGISRSMLEGAMAAFMDELRDCLADGWTVELGELGYFTPSLSCRREVMDKKELRAASVSLRGLNFRLGKAFYRALDKKMQLERRPQSKKDESQSALSQEQRFQLLETYLEQYPCINRAQYSRLTGRSVRQAVNDLNRLIEDGVLMRHGEGKSVVYAKKK from the coding sequence ATGAGTGCATATTACGACCTTTTTGAAAAACCTGATGTTCGCCAAACCGGTGAACAGCAACCTCTTTACGCCCGTTTTATCCCCAAAGGAACCATTGAACAGAAAGAGTTTCTGGATCGTGTGCACCTTTTTACCGGCATCAGCCGTAGTATGCTTGAGGGCGCTATGGCAGCCTTTATGGACGAGCTGCGCGACTGCCTTGCCGATGGCTGGACAGTGGAACTGGGAGAGCTTGGCTATTTTACTCCCTCTTTGAGCTGCCGTCGGGAGGTGATGGACAAGAAAGAGCTGCGTGCGGCTTCCGTCAGTCTCCGAGGCTTGAACTTCCGCTTGGGAAAAGCTTTTTATCGGGCACTCGACAAGAAAATGCAATTGGAACGCCGACCTCAGTCCAAAAAAGATGAATCGCAAAGTGCCTTGTCCCAGGAACAGCGTTTCCAACTGCTCGAAACTTATCTTGAACAATACCCTTGCATCAATCGTGCCCAATATAGCCGTCTGACCGGACGTAGCGTGCGGCAGGCTGTCAACGACTTGAACCGGCTCATTGAAGATGGTGTGCTGATGAGGCACGGTGAGGGAAAGAGTGTGGTGTATGCCAAGAAAAAGTAA
- a CDS encoding FecR family protein: protein MEQKKNTIKTDEAWSRLHARLEEEHLLPRTENGGIVHGKLLLKWGAVAAVFLGMIYCAALWMTPSPQKNARNLIMQQNSEKATLVKTLEDGSIVYLAQRSTLLYPEHFAADKREVNLQGEAFFDIAPQKEQSFLIETGKVRVEVLGTAFDVRSNESTSFSLSVQRGMVKVMLRQDGHTLLARAGETIFLQDGELHRGETVSSGYFDRYTKNIRFKDELLENVLRAVNRESAGTQVVTNSAVLNKKRLTVEFSDYSPESVAELICWTYGLNCVRRGNRLILEPAPTH, encoded by the coding sequence ATGGAACAGAAAAAGAATACTATAAAAACCGATGAAGCGTGGAGCCGTCTCCATGCCCGGCTTGAAGAAGAACATCTGTTGCCACGGACAGAAAACGGCGGCATCGTGCATGGTAAGTTGCTTCTGAAGTGGGGGGCGGTAGCGGCGGTCTTCTTGGGAATGATTTATTGTGCCGCATTGTGGATGACACCCTCGCCGCAAAAGAATGCCCGAAATCTGATAATGCAGCAAAACAGCGAGAAAGCCACCTTGGTAAAGACGCTTGAAGACGGCTCCATCGTTTATTTGGCACAAAGAAGCACTTTGCTTTATCCTGAACATTTTGCTGCGGATAAGCGAGAAGTAAACTTGCAGGGGGAGGCCTTCTTTGATATTGCTCCCCAAAAAGAGCAGTCCTTTCTGATCGAAACCGGGAAAGTACGTGTAGAAGTGTTGGGAACCGCCTTCGATGTGAGGAGCAATGAAAGCACATCTTTCAGCCTGTCTGTGCAAAGGGGGATGGTAAAGGTTATGTTGAGGCAGGACGGGCATACTTTGCTGGCAAGAGCAGGTGAAACCATCTTTTTGCAGGATGGAGAACTTCACCGGGGAGAAACGGTGTCCTCCGGTTATTTTGATCGCTATACAAAGAATATACGCTTCAAAGACGAACTTCTTGAAAACGTGCTGCGTGCAGTGAATCGGGAATCGGCTGGCACGCAGGTTGTGACAAACTCTGCTGTCCTGAACAAGAAGCGGCTGACCGTTGAGTTTTCCGATTACTCACCGGAGTCTGTGGCAGAACTGATTTGCTGGACTTACGGCCTGAACTGTGTCCGTCGGGGAAACCGGTTGATACTGGAGCCTGCTCCTACGCATTAA
- a CDS encoding TrpB-like pyridoxal phosphate-dependent enzyme translates to MSNKTKRFILPEDEIPRYWYNIQADMVNKPMPPLHPGTKQPLKAEDLYPIFAEELCRQELNQTDAWIEIPEEVRDMYKYYRSTPLVRAYGLEKALGTPAHIYFKNESVSPMGSHKLNSAIPQAYYCKKEGVTNVTTETGAGQWGASLAYAARLFGLEAAVYQVKISYEQKPYRRSVMQTFGAQVTPSPSMSTRAGKDILTAHPNHQGSLGTAISEAIELAQNTPNCKYTLGSVLSHVTLHQTVIGLEAEKQMAMAGEYPDVVIACFGGGSNFGGISFPFMRHKILEGKKTRFVAAEPASCPKLTRGKFQYDFGDEAGYTPLLPMFTLGHNFAPANIHAGGLRYHGAGVIVSQLLKDGLMEAVDIKQLESFDAGVLFAQAEGIIPAPESCHAIAAAVREANACKETGEEKVILFNLSGHGLIDMASYDKYLSGDLVNYELTDKDIQENLDEIGNLA, encoded by the coding sequence ATGAGCAACAAGACAAAAAGATTTATTCTCCCGGAAGATGAAATTCCACGTTATTGGTATAACATACAGGCCGATATGGTGAACAAACCCATGCCACCGCTTCACCCCGGCACTAAACAACCCCTGAAAGCCGAAGATTTATATCCTATCTTTGCCGAAGAACTCTGCCGCCAGGAATTGAACCAGACAGATGCCTGGATTGAAATTCCCGAAGAAGTGCGCGACATGTACAAATATTACCGCAGCACTCCTCTGGTGCGTGCCTATGGGCTGGAAAAAGCACTCGGCACTCCGGCACATATCTACTTCAAGAACGAGAGCGTCAGCCCTATGGGGTCACACAAGCTCAATTCGGCCATACCGCAGGCATATTACTGCAAGAAGGAGGGAGTTACCAACGTCACCACCGAAACCGGAGCCGGACAATGGGGTGCTTCTTTGGCCTATGCCGCACGCCTTTTCGGACTGGAAGCCGCCGTTTATCAGGTGAAAATCAGTTATGAACAGAAGCCCTACCGACGCAGTGTGATGCAGACGTTCGGTGCACAGGTCACTCCTTCACCCTCCATGTCCACCCGTGCCGGAAAAGACATCCTGACCGCGCACCCCAATCATCAGGGTTCATTGGGCACAGCCATATCCGAGGCTATCGAACTGGCACAAAACACTCCTAACTGCAAATATACCCTCGGCTCCGTGCTGAGCCATGTGACGTTGCATCAAACCGTTATCGGGCTTGAAGCTGAAAAGCAAATGGCCATGGCAGGCGAGTATCCGGATGTGGTGATAGCATGCTTCGGCGGCGGCTCCAACTTCGGCGGTATTTCTTTCCCCTTCATGCGCCATAAAATCCTTGAAGGGAAAAAGACACGCTTTGTTGCCGCCGAACCTGCCTCGTGCCCGAAACTGACGCGCGGCAAATTCCAGTACGATTTCGGTGATGAAGCCGGATATACGCCATTGCTGCCCATGTTTACATTGGGACACAATTTTGCGCCGGCCAATATACACGCCGGTGGTCTGCGCTATCATGGCGCAGGTGTCATTGTCTCGCAATTGCTGAAAGACGGCCTGATGGAAGCTGTGGACATCAAGCAACTGGAATCATTCGACGCAGGAGTTCTGTTTGCACAGGCAGAAGGCATCATCCCAGCGCCCGAATCGTGCCATGCCATTGCGGCGGCTGTGCGCGAGGCAAACGCATGCAAAGAAACCGGTGAGGAAAAGGTAATCTTGTTCAACCTATCCGGACACGGGCTTATCGATATGGCATCGTATGACAAGTATCTATCCGGCGACTTGGTGAACTATGAATTGACCGACAAGGACATTCAGGAAAATCTGGATGAAATCGGGAATCTGGCCTGA
- a CDS encoding TrkH family potassium uptake protein, producing the protein MKIYHKFLLYQNKWIDPYVRMAGGVMAFITYLASILLIAGVVYEHGFTVSAAEARQLQRLYHGVWIVFLAAVTLRILLRYKDTRRTFGRVAWILTALLYLTLVPVVFHRPEQEGAVLQFWEFLHGKPYHLVLLLIFSFLSLSNGMVRLLGRRTNPSLILAVSFLIIILVGTGLLMLPRCTVAGISWIDSLFISTSAVCVTGLTSVDVASTFTPTGFAVIILLIQIGGLGVMTLTSFFAMFFMGNTSLYNQLVVRDMVSSNSLNSLLSTLVYILAFTLAIEGAGTLAIWGDIHGTMGMNIQEELAFSAFHSISAFCNAGFSTLPGNLGNPLVMAGHNPFYIYISLLIILGGIGFPILVNFKDIVLYHLRRLWGFLRTWHWDRNRFSHLYNLNTKIVLIVTFMLLLGGTVGIAAIEWNGVFAGMSVADKWTQAFFNAACPRTAGFSSVDLTGLGVQTLLIYLFLMWVGGGSQSTAGGIKVNAFAVVVLNLVAVLRGTERVEAFGRELSHDSIRRSNATVVMSFGILFLSVFVISILEPGASLTAITFECVSALSTVGSSLNFTPTLGGDSKLLLAALMFIGRVGLITLMLGIIRQKKHTKYQYPSGQIIIN; encoded by the coding sequence ATGAAAATCTACCATAAATTCCTTTTGTATCAAAATAAATGGATTGATCCTTATGTACGGATGGCAGGAGGGGTAATGGCTTTCATCACCTATTTGGCATCCATCCTACTGATTGCAGGAGTGGTTTATGAGCATGGCTTCACAGTATCGGCGGCCGAAGCCCGTCAGCTTCAACGTCTGTATCATGGAGTATGGATTGTTTTTCTGGCGGCTGTCACTCTGCGTATCTTGTTGCGGTACAAAGATACCCGGCGTACTTTCGGCAGGGTGGCATGGATACTGACCGCCTTGCTGTATCTCACTCTTGTTCCGGTTGTTTTCCATCGTCCGGAACAAGAGGGGGCCGTCCTGCAGTTTTGGGAGTTTTTGCATGGCAAGCCTTATCATCTTGTCTTGTTGCTGATCTTTTCTTTTCTGAGCCTTTCCAACGGAATGGTCCGCTTGTTGGGAAGGCGGACAAATCCTTCACTTATTTTAGCTGTCAGTTTCTTGATAATCATTCTTGTGGGTACGGGACTGCTGATGCTTCCGCGCTGCACGGTGGCGGGCATTTCGTGGATTGATTCACTGTTTATATCTACGAGCGCGGTATGTGTCACGGGACTGACCTCTGTGGACGTGGCTTCCACTTTTACTCCGACCGGCTTCGCGGTAATCATCCTGCTGATTCAGATCGGGGGGCTGGGCGTAATGACGCTTACAAGTTTCTTTGCGATGTTCTTTATGGGCAATACATCGTTGTACAATCAGTTGGTGGTGCGTGATATGGTCAGTTCCAATTCGCTGAATTCATTGCTTTCCACTTTGGTATATATCTTGGCTTTCACGCTGGCGATTGAAGGGGCGGGGACACTGGCTATCTGGGGAGATATCCACGGAACAATGGGCATGAATATTCAGGAAGAACTGGCTTTTTCCGCTTTCCATTCCATTTCTGCATTCTGCAACGCCGGATTTTCCACATTGCCGGGAAATCTGGGAAATCCGTTGGTGATGGCAGGGCACAATCCTTTCTATATCTATATTTCCCTGCTGATTATCTTAGGAGGTATAGGCTTTCCCATCTTGGTCAACTTCAAGGATATCGTACTTTATCATTTGCGCCGCCTGTGGGGCTTTCTGCGCACATGGCATTGGGATAGAAACCGTTTTTCCCATCTGTACAACCTCAACACGAAGATTGTGCTGATCGTTACATTTATGCTTCTGCTTGGGGGCACTGTGGGCATTGCGGCTATCGAGTGGAATGGCGTCTTTGCCGGAATGTCGGTTGCGGATAAGTGGACACAGGCTTTTTTCAATGCGGCATGTCCCCGTACGGCCGGTTTCTCCAGTGTGGACCTGACGGGCTTAGGTGTGCAGACGCTATTGATTTATCTTTTCCTGATGTGGGTGGGCGGCGGCTCCCAATCTACGGCAGGTGGTATCAAGGTCAATGCTTTTGCGGTGGTGGTGCTTAATCTGGTGGCCGTGTTGCGGGGTACGGAGAGGGTGGAAGCGTTCGGCCGTGAACTGTCGCACGATTCCATCCGCCGTTCCAATGCCACGGTGGTGATGTCGTTCGGAATCTTGTTCCTGTCCGTGTTTGTCATCAGCATTTTGGAGCCCGGGGCCTCACTGACGGCAATCACCTTCGAGTGTGTATCGGCGTTGAGCACGGTAGGCTCAAGCCTCAATTTTACCCCGACGTTGGGCGGTGACAGCAAGCTGCTGCTTGCCGCATTGATGTTTATCGGCCGTGTGGGGCTGATTACTCTGATGCTCGGCATCATCAGGCAGAAGAAGCATACGAAATATCAATATCCAAGCGGTCAGATCATTATAAATTAA
- a CDS encoding HU family DNA-binding protein, whose amino-acid sequence MAIKYEVKKKVFGFDETKTEKYVAQTKVLGLVKFDKLCEEVQKVSMAPRGVVKMVIDGLIDTLNMDLDKGYSVQLGDFGCFRPGLNAKSQTGAETVDANTVYRRKIIFYPGSYFKNMLTKATVEKLVLGKDNVGSAGSTSGTGDGTETGGTGGDENENPLG is encoded by the coding sequence ATGGCAATTAAGTATGAAGTAAAGAAGAAAGTATTCGGTTTTGACGAGACAAAGACAGAAAAGTACGTAGCGCAGACAAAGGTATTGGGATTGGTTAAATTTGATAAGTTGTGCGAGGAAGTGCAGAAGGTGAGCATGGCGCCGCGTGGTGTTGTGAAAATGGTGATTGACGGGCTGATTGATACACTGAATATGGATTTGGATAAGGGGTACTCCGTGCAGTTGGGAGACTTCGGTTGTTTCCGTCCCGGATTGAATGCAAAAAGCCAGACGGGAGCAGAAACAGTGGATGCCAACACGGTGTATCGCCGGAAAATCATCTTTTATCCGGGAAGCTATTTCAAGAATATGTTGACTAAAGCCACCGTAGAGAAACTGGTGCTTGGAAAAGACAACGTGGGCTCTGCCGGTAGCACATCTGGCACGGGAGACGGAACGGAAACGGGAGGAACTGGTGGAGATGAAAATGAAAATCCATTAGGATAA
- a CDS encoding RNA polymerase sigma-70 factor, which translates to MLNELIILARIKEGDIKAFEGIFRRYYSPLCWYATGITGEAEAAEEIVEQLFYVLWKDREKIQVFRSLKSYLYRAVRNEAVQYCEHREVKERYGSSLMSPDGDEFSSDPQRQMEYKELHALISRALGRLPARRRLIFNMHRMQGLKYAEIARSLSLSVKTVEAEMTKVLRTLRGEIDNYIRTK; encoded by the coding sequence ATGCTGAACGAACTCATCATACTTGCAAGGATAAAAGAGGGTGACATAAAGGCGTTTGAGGGAATCTTCCGCCGTTATTATTCCCCTCTCTGCTGGTATGCGACAGGCATTACGGGTGAGGCGGAGGCGGCCGAGGAGATTGTTGAACAACTGTTCTATGTCTTGTGGAAAGACAGGGAAAAGATACAGGTTTTCCGGTCGCTCAAAAGCTATTTATACAGGGCCGTTCGAAACGAAGCAGTGCAGTATTGCGAGCATCGTGAAGTCAAGGAACGTTACGGCTCTTCCCTCATGTCTCCGGATGGGGATGAATTCTCATCCGATCCCCAACGGCAAATGGAATATAAAGAGCTTCATGCGTTGATAAGTCGTGCACTTGGTCGATTGCCTGCCCGCAGGAGACTGATATTCAACATGCACCGTATGCAGGGACTGAAATATGCGGAAATAGCACGGTCGCTTTCTCTGTCCGTCAAGACAGTGGAAGCTGAAATGACAAAGGTACTACGGACCTTGCGTGGTGAAATAGATAATTATATCCGTACAAAATAA
- a CDS encoding carboxypeptidase-like regulatory domain-containing protein has product MKSLTRFALVCLAVFLFAGIAPLSAQDAAVTDLIITGVVKNKDSRKRLENVNVSIVGTNIGTVTNADGTFSLKVTTTAAFRGVEFSHIGFLNTRLSLQELEKLDELTVWMIPAPNLLSEIVVFGNPRAIVEEAIRKIPDNYSATDNMLTAFYRETVQKRRRYISVSEAVMDVYKTAYRDRDSGRDRVQLLKGRRLMSQRQNDTLSVKVVGGPNLSLYLDIVKNGDALLSADNLNYYDFRMEEPVNLDNRMQYVVSFRPRVSLMYALFIGKLYIDRERLFFTRAEFGLDMANRVKAVEAILHKKPVGLRFRPQEVSYLVTYHQQGAKTYLNYIRNVIRFKCDWKKRLFSSGYTAFSEMVVTDRTEHPLTGISGKNTFKSGQIFYDLVDEYWNEDFWENYNIIEPTESLEHAVDKLKKQAR; this is encoded by the coding sequence ATGAAAAGCTTGACAAGATTTGCACTTGTATGCCTGGCCGTTTTCCTCTTTGCAGGCATCGCCCCACTGTCGGCACAGGATGCCGCCGTGACCGATCTCATCATTACCGGTGTAGTGAAGAACAAGGATAGCCGCAAGAGGCTGGAGAACGTCAACGTTTCCATCGTCGGCACTAACATCGGTACTGTGACCAATGCCGATGGCACATTCTCTCTGAAAGTAACCACTACCGCCGCTTTCCGGGGAGTGGAATTCTCGCATATCGGATTTCTCAACACACGTCTCTCGCTCCAAGAACTCGAAAAGCTCGACGAACTGACTGTTTGGATGATACCTGCCCCAAATCTCCTGAGTGAAATAGTGGTTTTCGGTAATCCTCGCGCCATTGTGGAGGAAGCTATCCGGAAAATACCGGACAACTATTCTGCAACCGACAATATGCTGACTGCTTTCTATCGGGAAACTGTGCAGAAACGCCGTCGCTACATCAGCGTGTCCGAGGCCGTGATGGATGTTTACAAGACTGCATACCGCGATAGGGACAGCGGCCGTGACCGTGTGCAACTCCTTAAAGGACGTCGGTTGATGAGCCAAAGGCAGAATGATACGTTGTCAGTGAAAGTGGTAGGAGGACCCAATCTTTCCCTCTATCTTGACATCGTGAAGAACGGTGACGCGCTGCTCAGTGCGGATAACCTCAACTATTACGACTTCCGGATGGAAGAGCCTGTCAATCTGGACAACCGTATGCAATATGTCGTCAGTTTCCGTCCGCGCGTCAGCCTGATGTACGCCCTGTTTATTGGAAAACTCTACATAGACCGCGAACGTCTTTTCTTCACCCGCGCTGAGTTTGGGCTGGATATGGCCAACCGAGTGAAAGCGGTGGAGGCCATCCTCCACAAGAAACCGGTCGGACTGAGATTTCGACCGCAGGAGGTCAGCTATCTGGTGACCTACCACCAGCAAGGTGCAAAGACCTACCTCAACTACATCCGAAATGTTATCCGCTTCAAGTGTGACTGGAAGAAGCGGCTCTTTTCCTCAGGCTATACCGCTTTTTCGGAAATGGTGGTGACAGACAGGACAGAACATCCACTGACGGGCATTTCGGGTAAGAATACATTCAAGTCCGGACAGATATTTTACGACCTCGTGGATGAGTATTGGAACGAGGACTTTTGGGAAAACTATAATATCATAGAACCGACGGAATCCTTGGAGCATGCCGTAGATAAATTGAAGAAACAAGCACGTTGA
- a CDS encoding carboxypeptidase-like regulatory domain-containing protein, whose amino-acid sequence MNKADIRTLLFFLLLLTTVIARADGEDILERIIRLPHAKGTVYALLGKISEQSGCLFIYDSRVISNDSIVKIRKKDCTVRQAIYEITGNRHLELKVLGKHILIAPTVAEVSVGDASKEVAIQAHRTVTGKLLDKETGEPVTNASVLVQGTSLGNITNQNGEFRLHLPDSLRNSILSFSHLGYVGQSIGAPALAGRNNILSLEPKVIPLQEVLIRLVEPKKLLREMMEHRNRNYSSAPVYLTTFYREGVQLKNKFQSLTEAVFKVYKSSVMKPDANDQVKLLKMSRIDKRDRADSLVTKIRSGVEACLQLDIVKNVPDFLLLDLSGELYTYTSGDIVSIDSRTANVVYFEQKKGVNEPLFCGELYIDSENNALLQARFEVNPRYVKKATRFFVIRQAQKIRLTTQKIVYTVSYKPWNGTYYMHHIRGDLYLKMKRKLLSLGNPIVHTWFEMVTCRIDDKDVTRFPRAERLPTRTVFADTDFKYDEKFWGDFNVIPLEDELGKIIEKVALKIEKTEE is encoded by the coding sequence ATGAATAAAGCCGATATAAGGACATTACTTTTTTTTCTTCTTCTCCTTACCACTGTCATAGCGAGGGCGGACGGGGAAGATATACTGGAACGTATAATCCGGTTGCCTCATGCCAAGGGGACGGTTTATGCCTTGCTGGGTAAAATATCGGAGCAATCCGGCTGTCTTTTCATTTACGACAGCAGGGTCATCAGCAACGATTCCATTGTAAAGATCAGGAAGAAAGACTGTACGGTGAGGCAGGCTATTTATGAAATAACGGGCAACAGGCATTTGGAACTGAAGGTTCTGGGAAAGCATATACTGATTGCACCGACTGTAGCGGAAGTCTCTGTGGGAGATGCTTCCAAGGAAGTTGCCATACAGGCGCATCGCACGGTCACCGGCAAACTTCTGGATAAAGAAACGGGAGAGCCTGTGACCAATGCATCGGTTCTGGTGCAGGGAACATCGCTTGGCAACATCACCAATCAGAACGGGGAGTTCCGGCTTCATCTGCCCGACTCTTTAAGAAACAGCATACTTTCTTTTTCTCATCTGGGTTATGTAGGACAAAGCATTGGAGCGCCCGCACTGGCAGGCCGTAACAACATCTTGAGCCTTGAGCCTAAAGTCATTCCTCTGCAAGAGGTACTGATCAGGTTGGTGGAGCCTAAGAAATTACTGCGTGAGATGATGGAGCACAGAAACAGAAACTATTCTTCCGCACCTGTTTACCTGACCACTTTTTATAGGGAGGGAGTACAGTTGAAAAATAAGTTTCAAAGTCTGACCGAGGCTGTTTTTAAAGTCTATAAATCTTCTGTAATGAAACCTGACGCCAATGATCAGGTGAAACTTCTCAAAATGAGCAGGATTGATAAACGCGACAGGGCGGACAGTCTGGTAACCAAAATACGGTCGGGTGTCGAGGCTTGCCTGCAATTGGACATAGTAAAGAATGTTCCCGACTTTCTTTTGCTTGACTTGAGTGGAGAGCTTTATACATATACCTCCGGTGATATTGTGTCGATAGACAGCCGGACTGCCAATGTGGTTTATTTCGAGCAGAAAAAAGGAGTGAATGAACCATTGTTTTGCGGTGAATTGTACATTGATTCCGAGAACAATGCACTGTTGCAGGCACGTTTTGAAGTCAATCCCCGGTATGTGAAAAAAGCAACCCGTTTCTTTGTGATACGCCAGGCGCAGAAGATAAGGCTGACTACACAGAAGATTGTATATACTGTCTCTTATAAACCTTGGAACGGGACTTATTACATGCATCATATCCGGGGAGACTTGTATCTGAAGATGAAAAGAAAGCTTCTGTCACTCGGCAATCCTATCGTGCATACTTGGTTTGAGATGGTGACTTGCCGCATTGACGATAAGGATGTCACCCGTTTTCCCCGTGCGGAAAGATTGCCTACGCGTACTGTCTTTGCCGATACGGATTTCAAATACGATGAGAAATTCTGGGGAGACTTCAACGTGATTCCTTTGGAAGACGAGTTGGGCAAAATCATAGAAAAAGTAGCGCTAAAGATAGAAAAGACTGAAGAATAA
- a CDS encoding DUF4738 domain-containing protein: MKNIVYALACVSVICLSACSSKSKNGNDMQVLMQDSTESAGPQRMQVSDVKTVFAYKGKDYESSVVRKPDESLPIVTNEQGEKFVDNHITLHITCGGKQVVDKVFTKESFASLIDAKFMKYAILEGLVFDRVTPQGMIYAASVCYPQSDLYVPIRLTVTAEGNISMTKEELMEDYRTDSIS, from the coding sequence ATGAAGAATATAGTTTATGCATTGGCGTGTGTATCTGTTATCTGCCTTTCAGCTTGTTCATCAAAGAGTAAAAATGGAAATGACATGCAGGTATTGATGCAGGATAGCACAGAAAGTGCCGGTCCGCAGCGTATGCAGGTATCTGATGTGAAGACGGTTTTTGCTTATAAAGGAAAAGATTATGAATCGTCCGTAGTGCGCAAACCGGATGAGAGCCTGCCCATAGTAACGAACGAGCAAGGTGAAAAATTCGTTGATAACCACATTACTTTGCATATAACCTGTGGTGGCAAGCAAGTAGTGGATAAGGTATTTACAAAAGAGAGTTTTGCCTCATTGATCGATGCGAAGTTTATGAAATATGCTATTCTTGAAGGATTGGTATTTGACCGGGTGACTCCTCAGGGAATGATATATGCGGCCAGTGTGTGTTATCCGCAGTCGGATCTTTACGTTCCTATCAGACTGACTGTAACGGCCGAAGGTAATATTTCCATGACAAAAGAAGAGTTGATGGAAGATTACCGGACAGACAGCATCAGTTGA
- a CDS encoding potassium channel family protein: MKYIIIGLGNYGHVLAEELSALGHEVIGADISSGRVDSLKDKIATAFVIDATDEQALSVLPLNTVDVVIVAIGENFGASIRVAALLKQRKVKRIYARAIDAVHCSVLQAFGLERILTPEEDAAHGLVRLLEFGADMETFRVDPDYYVVKFTVPEKLVGYCVNELNLDKEFGLKMLALKRAGTLTNSLGISFTEHNVVNEFADNEQIQSGDRLVCYGRYRDFQRFWKAL; encoded by the coding sequence ATGAAGTATATTATTATCGGTTTGGGAAATTACGGACACGTGCTTGCCGAAGAACTTTCTGCTTTGGGGCACGAAGTGATAGGGGCTGATATCAGTTCCGGCCGTGTAGATAGCCTGAAAGACAAGATCGCCACGGCTTTTGTCATCGATGCCACGGACGAGCAGGCTTTGTCTGTTCTGCCCCTGAACACTGTGGATGTGGTGATTGTAGCCATTGGAGAGAATTTCGGCGCATCTATTCGGGTTGCGGCTCTGCTGAAACAGAGAAAGGTGAAACGCATCTATGCCCGTGCCATCGACGCCGTTCACTGTTCCGTACTTCAAGCTTTCGGGCTGGAGCGCATTCTTACTCCGGAAGAAGATGCCGCACACGGTCTGGTTCGCTTACTGGAGTTTGGCGCTGATATGGAGACATTCCGGGTCGATCCGGATTATTATGTCGTCAAGTTTACCGTTCCGGAAAAGTTGGTGGGCTACTGTGTGAACGAGTTGAACTTGGATAAGGAGTTCGGGCTGAAAATGCTTGCCTTAAAGCGTGCCGGAACCTTGACGAACAGTCTGGGCATATCCTTCACGGAGCACAACGTTGTCAATGAATTTGCGGACAATGAGCAGATACAGAGTGGCGACAGGTTGGTGTGCTACGGACGCTACCGAGATTTCCAGAGATTCTGGAAGGCGCTGTGA